In one window of Bifidobacterium sp. WK041_4_12 DNA:
- a CDS encoding LysR family transcriptional regulator, which produces MTITQVRAFYLAATLGSFTAAAEYMGLTQPTVSELVKKIEEAYSVTLFVRGGRRLVLTTAGQTLLPWARRLLDAELGADSALTALNTGEGGTVSFGILQNASYYLLSDLATVFHRSYPNVRVRLVGQNSFEVADAVRNGELEAGLLCLPIPAEGLQIRPLMRHEIVWASANPERCTKAMAIADIPKAPLILYDAHHGWNDPTRHQLAQLAQLHGVTLEPKMEVESVDAAVSLVASGLGDTIVPKAVAESDTFPAGVYTTRLEEPIYDTFALVQRSNWELSPIASDLAELAVNMLTSNDAGLGEVLHSPMKSPIADAKA; this is translated from the coding sequence ATGACAATAACGCAAGTACGAGCTTTCTATCTTGCTGCGACCTTGGGCTCCTTTACCGCAGCTGCAGAATACATGGGGTTGACTCAGCCAACCGTTTCTGAATTGGTAAAGAAAATCGAAGAGGCCTATTCGGTGACACTTTTCGTGCGAGGAGGACGACGCTTGGTGCTCACCACGGCTGGACAGACCTTGCTGCCTTGGGCGAGACGTCTGCTTGACGCCGAACTGGGAGCTGACAGTGCTCTTACCGCATTGAACACAGGTGAAGGCGGAACGGTCTCCTTCGGCATTCTTCAGAATGCAAGCTATTACCTGCTGTCCGACTTGGCCACGGTGTTTCACAGGTCATACCCCAATGTTCGTGTGCGTCTGGTGGGTCAGAATTCATTTGAGGTGGCCGACGCGGTGCGCAACGGGGAACTGGAAGCTGGGCTGCTATGTCTGCCTATTCCTGCTGAAGGTCTGCAAATACGGCCACTCATGCGCCATGAGATTGTCTGGGCAAGTGCCAACCCCGAACGTTGTACCAAAGCAATGGCTATTGCCGATATCCCCAAGGCACCACTGATACTGTATGACGCACATCACGGCTGGAATGATCCAACCAGACATCAGCTTGCGCAGTTGGCACAGTTGCATGGAGTCACGCTTGAACCGAAAATGGAGGTTGAATCGGTGGATGCAGCGGTTTCTCTGGTTGCCAGTGGACTGGGGGATACCATTGTGCCCAAAGCCGTTGCCGAATCAGACACCTTCCCGGCAGGTGTATACACTACGCGACTCGAGGAACCAATCTACGATACTTTCGCGCTTGTCCAGCGAAGCAATTGGGAGCTGTCTCCCATCGCAAGTGATCTGGCTGAACTCGCAGTGAATATGCTTACCTCAAATGACGCAGGGTTAGGCGAAGTGCTTCATTCTCCGATGAAGTCACCAATCGCAGATGCAAAGGCGTAG
- a CDS encoding acetate/propionate family kinase — protein MAKTVLVINSGSSSIKYQLVDLESGEGLASGLVEKIGEPSDGHYKHEYNGEKHELEEPIPDHEVGLKRVLGFFEEYGPSLQNSGIVAVGHRVVQGGSVFPKPALVTDKTIAQVKNLAVLAPLHNGPEATGAEVMRALLPDTPQVFVFDSSFFFQLPKYASTYALNKDIADQYHIRRYGAHGTSHEYVGSQVPDLIGKPAEGLKQIVLHIGNGASASAQISGKPVETSMGLTPLEGLVMGGRTGDIDPAVVFHLIRNAHMNVDELDTLFNKHSGLMGMTGHGDMREIHKMIAAGDENAKLALDVYVHRIVGYIGNYAAQMGGLDVITFTAGVGENDEIVRRMVAHKLAPFGVKLDEKKNDTRSKEARIISEPDSTITLCIIPTNEELSIARQSATIADQGDSYGNTFTK, from the coding sequence ATGGCAAAAACCGTCCTTGTTATCAATTCAGGTTCGAGTTCCATCAAATATCAGCTCGTTGACCTTGAAAGCGGAGAGGGACTTGCCTCTGGCCTCGTCGAGAAGATTGGCGAACCGTCAGATGGTCATTATAAGCATGAATACAATGGAGAAAAGCACGAGCTCGAAGAGCCGATTCCAGATCACGAAGTCGGTCTGAAGCGCGTTCTTGGCTTCTTCGAAGAGTATGGCCCAAGCTTGCAGAACTCAGGGATTGTTGCAGTAGGTCACCGTGTGGTTCAGGGCGGATCCGTATTTCCAAAGCCAGCATTGGTCACCGACAAGACCATCGCCCAGGTCAAGAACCTTGCCGTTCTTGCACCCTTGCACAATGGTCCCGAGGCAACAGGCGCCGAAGTGATGCGTGCTCTTCTGCCTGATACCCCACAGGTATTCGTATTCGATAGCTCCTTCTTCTTCCAGCTGCCAAAGTATGCCAGCACCTATGCGCTGAACAAGGACATCGCTGACCAGTACCACATTCGTCGCTATGGAGCCCACGGCACCAGCCACGAATATGTCGGTTCACAGGTTCCAGATTTGATTGGCAAGCCTGCCGAAGGATTGAAGCAGATCGTGCTTCACATCGGCAACGGCGCTTCGGCATCCGCTCAGATTTCCGGAAAGCCAGTCGAAACATCCATGGGTCTGACCCCACTCGAAGGACTCGTCATGGGTGGACGCACAGGCGACATCGATCCTGCAGTCGTCTTCCACCTCATTCGTAACGCTCATATGAACGTCGACGAGCTCGACACTCTCTTCAACAAGCACTCGGGCTTGATGGGCATGACCGGTCACGGCGACATGCGTGAGATTCACAAGATGATCGCTGCAGGCGACGAAAACGCCAAGCTGGCTCTTGATGTCTACGTGCATCGCATCGTTGGCTACATCGGCAATTACGCCGCACAGATGGGTGGCTTGGATGTCATAACCTTCACTGCCGGCGTTGGCGAGAATGACGAAATCGTGCGTCGCATGGTTGCTCACAAGCTCGCCCCATTCGGCGTGAAGCTTGACGAGAAGAAGAATGATACCCGTTCCAAGGAAGCTCGAATCATTTCTGAACCAGACAGCACGATCACGCTCTGCATCATTCCAACCAATGAAGAGCTTTCCATCGCCCGCCAGTCCGCAACGATTGCAGATCAAGGCGACTCCTACGGCAACACTTTCACCAAGTAA
- the pta gene encoding phosphate acetyltransferase, with protein MSLTTSFTILSPESANGRNVVAYGLVNLLSQHRRTAVFRPIACRHELFTNDLIAATGNDIPLDIVRATCPREAREDRDKARTTIVSAYFHLMSTFAPEITVIVGTDKSKIADPTLFSFNAEIAADLKSPVVLAVCSIDRTAKQLLETVKAHVKAVRQAGSSVVALFITGCTEENLDDMKEAVLPLGIPTWSIPAVSLEAGNSEDLSKALQAFNSNVDSDAILSALAQPAALCETPRSFQFSLLTKAQAARKTIVLPEGEDDRIIRSADLLLSRSIVDLIIVGERDDILARGKKLGLMNLDRAKFQSMNDESMLETMTSTLCKLRASKGMTEEKARQALKDASYFGTMLVILGLADGLVSGAVNSTANTVRPALQLIKTKPKVSMVSGAFLMCFKDHVAVFSDCAINLNPNPEQLADIAAQSAETARAFGIDPKIGMLSYSTLGSGKGPDVDLVEEATAILHEKEPDLPVVGPIQFDAAWSPEVAASKAKGNSVAGHVNVFIFPNLSAGNIAYKAVQRSSGAVAVGPILQGLNKPVNDLSRGASVEDIINTVAITAISA; from the coding sequence TTGAGTCTTACAACCAGTTTCACCATACTGAGTCCTGAGTCGGCAAACGGTCGCAATGTTGTTGCTTATGGTTTGGTCAATCTGTTGTCACAACATAGAAGAACTGCTGTTTTCCGCCCGATAGCCTGCCGTCATGAACTGTTCACCAACGATCTGATTGCGGCCACAGGGAACGATATACCGCTTGACATCGTTCGTGCTACCTGCCCGAGAGAAGCGCGAGAAGACAGAGACAAGGCAAGAACAACCATCGTATCGGCCTATTTTCATCTCATGAGCACCTTCGCTCCAGAAATTACCGTTATCGTGGGCACAGACAAATCAAAGATCGCCGATCCGACGCTGTTCAGCTTCAATGCAGAGATAGCGGCTGATTTGAAATCCCCTGTGGTACTGGCCGTCTGTTCCATCGACAGAACCGCCAAGCAACTACTTGAGACGGTCAAGGCACATGTCAAGGCTGTGCGGCAAGCGGGCAGCTCGGTTGTGGCATTGTTCATCACCGGCTGCACCGAAGAGAATCTCGACGACATGAAGGAGGCCGTACTCCCCCTCGGTATTCCCACATGGTCCATTCCTGCCGTTTCTCTCGAAGCGGGCAACAGCGAGGATCTAAGCAAGGCGCTCCAAGCATTCAACAGCAATGTCGATAGCGACGCGATTCTTTCAGCCCTTGCACAACCGGCAGCGCTTTGCGAAACTCCACGTTCATTCCAGTTCAGTCTCCTGACCAAGGCTCAGGCAGCCCGTAAAACAATAGTCTTGCCAGAGGGCGAAGATGACAGAATAATCCGATCAGCTGATTTGCTGCTATCACGCTCCATCGTCGATCTGATCATTGTCGGCGAACGAGACGACATTCTTGCTCGAGGCAAGAAACTGGGACTGATGAATCTTGACCGTGCGAAATTCCAGTCCATGAACGATGAATCCATGCTCGAAACCATGACATCAACACTGTGCAAGCTTCGCGCAAGCAAGGGCATGACCGAAGAGAAGGCTCGGCAAGCATTGAAGGATGCCTCATATTTCGGCACCATGCTTGTCATTCTTGGACTTGCAGATGGCCTTGTCTCAGGTGCCGTCAATTCAACGGCTAATACGGTACGTCCTGCTCTACAGCTCATTAAGACAAAGCCAAAGGTCTCAATGGTTTCCGGAGCATTCCTGATGTGCTTCAAAGATCACGTTGCCGTATTCTCCGACTGTGCCATCAACCTCAATCCAAATCCCGAACAGTTGGCCGACATTGCCGCTCAATCCGCCGAGACGGCCCGAGCATTCGGCATCGATCCCAAGATTGGCATGCTCTCGTATTCAACCCTTGGTTCAGGCAAGGGACCCGATGTCGATCTGGTCGAGGAAGCCACGGCGATCCTTCACGAGAAGGAGCCGGACCTGCCAGTCGTCGGCCCGATTCAGTTCGATGCTGCATGGTCACCTGAAGTCGCTGCATCAAAGGCCAAAGGCAATTCCGTGGCCGGTCATGTGAATGTATTCATCTTCCCGAATCTAAGTGCCGGCAACATTGCATACAAGGCAGTGCAGCGCTCTTCTGGAGCCGTTGCTGTAGGACCGATTCTGCAAGGTCTCAACAAACCAGTCAACGACCTTTCCCGCGGCGCTTCGGTGGAAGACATCATCAACACGGTCGCCATCACAGCAATTTCCGCATGA
- a CDS encoding phosphoketolase — MTNPVIGTPWKKLENPVSEGTLEAIDKYWRAANYLSIGQIYLRSNPLMKEPFTRDDVKYRLVGHWGTTPGLNFLTAHINRLIAEHQQNTVMIMGPGHGGPAGTAQSYLDGTYTEYYPKITNDEPGLQKFFRQFSYPGGIPSHFAPETPGSIHEGGELGYALSHAYGAVMNNPSLFVPAIVGDGEAETGPLATGWQSNKLVNPRTDGIVLPILHLNGYKIANPSILSRISDEELHDFFHGMGYEPYEFVAGFDDEDHLSIHRRFADLFETVFDEICEIKATAQTDDMTRPFYPMIIFRTPKGWTCPKYIDGKKTEGSWRAHQVPLASARDTEAHFEVLKNWLESYKPEELFDENGSLRPEVTSFMPEGELRLGQNPNANGGRIREDLKLPNLDDYAVREVEKYGHGWGQLEATRRLGVYTRDIIKLNPDSFRIFGPDETASNRLSAAYEVTDKQWDAGYLSKLTDEHMAVSGQVTEQLSEHQMEGFLEGYLLTGRHGIWSSYESFVHVIDSMLNQHAKWLEATVREIPWRKPIASVNLLVSSHVWRQDHNGFSHQDPGVVDILLNKNFNNDHVVEIYFPADSNLLLAVSERAYKSTNKINAIISGKQPAATWVSLDEARAELEKGAAEWKWASNVDNNDDVQVVLGCAGDVPTQEIMAAADKLNKLGVKFKVVNVVDLLKIQNASENDQALSDAEFTELFTADKPVLFAYHAYAREVRSLIWDRPNHDNFNVHGYEEQGSTTTPYDMVRVNNIDRYELTAEALRAVDADKYANEIDKLEKFRQDAFQFAVDEGYDHPDYTDWVWPDVKTEVPGAVTATAATAGDNE, encoded by the coding sequence ATGACGAATCCTGTTATTGGCACCCCTTGGAAGAAGCTGGAAAATCCAGTGTCCGAGGGGACTTTGGAAGCCATAGATAAGTATTGGCGCGCAGCCAATTACCTCTCCATTGGCCAGATTTACCTTCGCAGCAACCCGCTTATGAAGGAGCCTTTCACTCGGGACGACGTGAAGTACCGTCTCGTTGGGCACTGGGGTACGACGCCAGGTCTTAACTTCCTTACAGCGCACATCAACAGACTTATTGCTGAACACCAGCAGAACACTGTAATGATCATGGGACCGGGCCACGGCGGCCCTGCAGGAACTGCCCAGTCGTATCTTGATGGAACGTACACCGAGTACTACCCGAAGATCACGAACGATGAACCAGGCTTGCAGAAGTTCTTCCGCCAGTTCTCTTATCCTGGCGGCATTCCTTCCCACTTCGCACCTGAGACACCAGGCTCGATCCACGAAGGTGGCGAACTCGGTTACGCTCTCTCACACGCCTACGGCGCAGTGATGAACAACCCAAGCCTGTTCGTCCCGGCAATCGTCGGCGACGGCGAGGCAGAGACTGGCCCTCTGGCGACCGGTTGGCAGTCCAACAAGCTCGTCAACCCACGTACCGACGGCATCGTGCTCCCGATCTTGCACCTCAACGGCTACAAGATCGCCAACCCTTCCATCCTGTCCCGCATCTCGGATGAAGAGCTTCACGACTTCTTCCACGGCATGGGATATGAACCATACGAGTTCGTCGCAGGCTTCGACGATGAAGATCATCTGTCGATTCACCGCCGCTTCGCTGATCTGTTCGAAACCGTCTTCGACGAGATTTGCGAGATCAAGGCCACCGCGCAGACCGACGACATGACTCGTCCGTTCTACCCAATGATCATCTTCCGCACGCCAAAGGGCTGGACCTGCCCGAAGTACATCGACGGCAAGAAGACCGAAGGTTCATGGCGCGCACACCAGGTTCCACTGGCATCAGCACGCGACACCGAAGCTCACTTCGAAGTCCTCAAGAACTGGCTCGAAAGCTACAAGCCTGAGGAGCTCTTCGACGAGAACGGTTCCTTGCGTCCAGAGGTCACCAGCTTCATGCCTGAAGGCGAGCTGCGTCTTGGCCAGAACCCGAATGCCAACGGTGGTCGCATCCGCGAGGACCTGAAGCTTCCTAACCTTGACGACTATGCAGTTCGCGAGGTCGAGAAGTATGGTCACGGCTGGGGACAGCTTGAGGCGACACGTCGTCTCGGTGTCTACACCCGCGACATCATCAAGCTGAACCCGGATTCATTCCGCATCTTCGGCCCTGATGAAACCGCTTCCAACCGTTTGTCCGCCGCCTATGAGGTGACCGACAAGCAGTGGGATGCAGGCTACCTCTCCAAGCTGACCGATGAACATATGGCCGTAAGCGGACAGGTTACCGAGCAGCTCTCCGAGCATCAGATGGAGGGCTTCCTCGAAGGTTACCTGCTCACAGGCCGTCATGGCATCTGGAGCTCATACGAGTCCTTCGTGCACGTCATCGACTCGATGCTGAACCAGCACGCCAAGTGGCTTGAAGCAACCGTTCGTGAGATTCCTTGGCGCAAGCCAATCGCATCCGTGAATCTGCTCGTCAGCTCCCATGTATGGCGTCAGGATCACAACGGCTTCAGCCATCAGGATCCAGGCGTTGTCGATATTCTGCTCAACAAGAACTTCAACAACGACCATGTCGTTGAAATCTACTTCCCTGCAGATTCCAACCTCCTGCTCGCCGTTTCGGAGCGCGCATACAAGTCAACGAACAAGATCAACGCCATTATCTCCGGCAAGCAGCCAGCCGCCACATGGGTGTCACTCGATGAGGCTCGTGCAGAGCTTGAAAAGGGTGCCGCTGAGTGGAAGTGGGCTTCCAACGTCGATAACAATGATGACGTTCAGGTCGTTCTTGGTTGCGCAGGCGATGTTCCAACCCAGGAAATCATGGCCGCTGCCGACAAGCTCAACAAGCTTGGCGTCAAGTTCAAGGTTGTCAACGTCGTAGATCTCCTGAAGATTCAGAACGCTTCCGAGAACGATCAGGCCCTCTCCGATGCAGAGTTCACCGAGCTCTTCACCGCCGACAAGCCTGTTCTGTTCGCCTATCACGCCTATGCGCGTGAGGTACGAAGCCTCATCTGGGATCGTCCAAACCACGACAACTTCAACGTTCATGGTTACGAGGAGCAAGGTTCGACAACCACTCCTTACGACATGGTTCGCGTCAACAACATCGATCGTTACGAACTCACCGCCGAAGCACTGCGTGCAGTCGACGCTGACAAGTACGCCAACGAGATCGACAAGCTCGAGAAATTCCGTCAGGATGCCTTCCAGTTTGCCGTTGACGAGGGTTATGACCACCCTGACTACACCGATTGGGTATGGCCAGATGTTAAGACCGAAGTTCCAGGAGCTGTCACCGCTACGGCGGCAACTGCCGGAGACAACGAGTAG